In Serinicoccus marinus DSM 15273, the genomic stretch AAGGTCGGCGGCTCGTAGAGCGGAGAACGTGAATGTGCCATGGGCATCCGAGTAGAAGACTTCTAGGGATGGTCCCTGCCCGGATGGCTGATCCAGGTCGGTCAGTTCGAGTGCCATGCCGTCCCGGATCACGTCGGATGCCATGAGCACCTCAAACCGTCGCCCCTCGGCTTCCCAAACGTTCACCCGGCAAGTATGCCCGACCCGGAGTGGCGATCCTCGGCGGTCGACTCGCGGCAGTAGCGTGCGGACCACGCTCAGTGCGGCAGATCCGGATGTCCGCAGTGGTCTCTCGTCCGCTACCTAGCCAGGCCGAGAAAAGCCATGAGGGCGCGTTCGACCTCCACGAGACTTTCGGGCGCCAGGCGGCCAATGCGGGTACCGACGTTCTCGCGGCGGACTGTGGTGACCTTGTCGATCATGACCTGGCTGTCGTGCTGCAGGCCGGTGAAATCATCGGCGGCGACGCGTACGCGAAGCAGAGGGGCATCTACCAGCGTCGTCGTCAGGGGCGCCACGGTCACCGAGGCAGTGCCCTCGAAGAGGTCGTCCTGCACGATCAGTGCGGGCCTCGGCTTGGAGGCGTAGACACCCCCGGCGACGGTCCACAGCTCGCCGCGCCTCACTCCTCGTCCCAGGGGGCGGTGACGGCTTCGACGAACTCCTGGTCATCGGACTGCTTGTCCGCCCTGGCGACCAGGGCCGCCTGACGTTCGGCCTCCTGTGCGAAGCGCTCGCTACGCACGTCCGGCACCCAGATCTGCACGGGTCGAAGTCCGCGTGCGCGCATCCTGCGCCGGTACTCGCTGACTCGATGCTTCACCGTCATGCCTACCACGTTACATGTAACGACAGTGCAGCGGAAGGCGGCTACGTCCCTAACAGCGCACCAAGATTTGGGTCCCCACCTCACCCGCCGAGCGACCAGCGGCAGGAGCGGATGTCGCCGGTCGGCGCCGCCGTGGATGTCACGGCGAGGACCGTGTCGGTCTGACTGGTCGTTGCCGCGCTGTTACGTCAGACGCTCGGGGGATTGAAGTGGACCAGGGGGGTGGCGTCATCGAGGGAGTTCGGAGGCGCATTACCGGTCACAGTTCCTGCCGGCGCTTTGGGTGACGGCGAGTACAGTCCCGTTCAACAGTCCGAGGACGCAGATATCCGGGGGTCTCGCCAGTGCTGGCGGCGACGCACCGAGGAGGTAGGAGGGTCGGATGTGATGCGAGGCATCAACTGGAAGGGAGCGGCGGTGTTCTTCGTTTTGGCTGCCGTCCTCTATGTCGCGGGCATGCTCATGTTCGGGAGGCCGCTCCTCATGTCGATCCTGGGAGGGGTGGTCTGGGCCGCCTTCTTCGTTCCCGCCATGTTGTGGCTTGGCATGAAGATGAATCAGCGCATGATCTCCCGCCGCCCAGCGACCGCAGGTTCGGACACCCCCGAACCGGAAGTCGACGGGGACGAAACCGTGATCTCGCACGACCACGGGACGCCGATTGTGGTGGGTCGACGCGAGGGTGGTTTTTACCGACGAAGCGTCCTGGTGGCCGGTGTTGAGCCGGCGGCTGCGGCGGCTTACCTGGAGAAAAGCAGCTCGTGGCGTGTACATGGCTCTAGAGCCGCTGAGGCCGTGACCCTGCGGCGCGGTTCACGCGCGTGGCTGCGAATCATGGGTGCGTGGGAATGGGGCCCGAAGTCTCGCGACCGGTGGCCCTACCTGGCACACCTGGCCCGTCATTCCGAGACCGGCGCCACTGAGGTCACCGTCACAGACAACTTCGGCAGGTGGATCAACCTGCACTCCTCTGGCAGCTCCGCGCTGGGCCACGTAGCCGTATACGGTGACGAACTACTGGACCACATAAAGGACTCACTAGAGTCTGTGGGCCGAAGCACGTGAGCCTGTTGACGACCGCGCCGCCACTACCTGCGCGCGGCAGATGAGTGCGCGGGTGCTCGGTCGCTGGGGGTCCGGAACTCACCTCGGGTGCCGTGTTGGGTCGGCCGGCTATCGATCACGTTTCTTCAGTTCTGCAGTAATGCCCTCGACCGCCCGCGTGAGTTTGTGCAGTGTTCCCGCCGGGCGATCTTGCGATTCGCGAAAGTCTGCAAGGTTGATCTCGTATTCGAGGGTCGGGATAGGGCCAAACGGCCCGTCTGCATCGATGGTCACCGAGTGGACCTGCGCGCCGTCCGACTCTAGGAGCCTCGCCGACGCTCCTAGAACCCAAGCGAGCATGTGCCCAGGGGCAAGCGACGACATCCCCCTCTGCAATCGTTGCAGCGCCGTCCCGGTCAGCCTGTCGACCCGGTCTTCCAAGGGCAAGGGTGGGTCGAACACGACGCGAACGTTCTCTGCGACTGTGGGGCCGGCGTTTCCGACTACGAGTTGCAGCCAATGACCTTGGGTGTCATCTGCCCGTACATCGGCCCACACGTACGGCTGGGCGGCAGAGATGTTGCTTTCGCGCTGTCCAACTACCTGCGCTTCAGCCGCATCAGCCGCTCGTTCGGCCTGTCTGACGCTAGCCCTGGCGAACCAGGCCGAGGCGAGTGCCACAAGAGCTGCGAGGCCGGAGATGGTGAGGTCGACGTCCATGGCCACATTCTTGATTAAGCCTCTGACATGCTCCCCGGCTCGGCACTCGTAGCCCCAGGAAGCAAGGGTGACGGGCTGTTCCGCTCGTCAAGCAGCGGGACTGATGCTCAGACGAAGAGCACGAGCCACTGGAACGCGCCTTCCACTACCAAGATCAAGCGCGCGTCCACGCAATCCTTGATGGGAGCGGCTGGCGGTGTCCCGGCGCGACGGATCCCAGCCCCTGCGGACTCGCGTGGTAGGCAATTTGATCCTCCTCGACCATCGGCGAGTCGGACCAGGCCCGTACGCCACCGGCAGGGGCAGTACGCTGCACTAATGGGTGGTGTGGCTGCAGTTTGTCCGGAGCATGGAGCGTTTCGGTCGTCGTTTATCGATGCGACCGACGCAGCAAACGTAACCCTGAGCGGCAATGTGGAGACATGCCCACAGTGCGGGCGAGCCTCCAGGGTCGTCGATGGCGTGTTCGATTTCGATGCCGAGGGCCGTCTTTCGGTCACCATTGCGCCGGCGTGGAGTCGTCGCGCCCTTTCCGAGGCACTGCTCGCGACCGACTGGACTCAAGCCAAGGTGACCAAGACGCGCACCGCTGTCAAGCGCGCGAGGCAGAAGGTCCAAGGCGGCGACCTAGTCTCAGCGATCCACGAAGTTGCCGTTTCCAACCGCCAACTCGGTGAAGCCATCTCGAGCCTGGCAACATAGCCAGGCGGATGGGGCAAGTCCGATGTCATCGCACTCCTCAGCCTCTTGCTAGCCGCCTTGACCCTCTTGCAAGGGGCCATTTCCGAGCGCGAACGGGTCACTGAGGAGGATGTACGGCAGATCGTGGAGGAGGTCGTGCCTGGCGACGCTTTCCGGGGACCTGACCAGGCGTAAGGCAAGAGACACAGGCACCACCGACACGCTTTGCGGGGTCAATAGACAAGCTGGGCCGTCCTCAGTCGATGGTGATTGGAACATGGATGGCGACTGGGTTGAAGCTGATTTGGTGCGCGATTACAGCACGGTCGGCTGTTTCGAATGCAGCGGGGTCGTGGGCTGGGTCGACCCTGCACGAGTCGCCCACTTGAACCGCGAGAAGTACCTCGCGGCCAGGGCGGTTTACGGAGTGGGCGCGGTTCCTGCGGGTGGAGCGGCTGCTTGCCGGGCATGCTCCCCACATCGAGATGTAGCAACGGCCGTAGCACACAGTGGTGGGCCCGGCGGGCCGCCGAGAGCGGCCGCCGGGCGCTCAACGCTCGCCAAGAGCGGCAAACAGGCTCTTCGTCTTTGAGGGTGGGGTGAGGGCGGCGCGCCGAAGCGCTGGGTGAGGGGTGATGGGGTCGAGGTCCCCGATGATCAGGGGACTCTTACCTCTCCCCATCGCCAAGGACCTCGACGTGTCTGAGCCTACGTCGTGCTGCCGTGCCCTGTGCTCGGTCGGCGCGTACTGCCACAACTGCGACCTCCTCGTCGGGCTGGACGGGCTGCACGTGACCGACGTTCGGCGCGATCCCGAGCTGCTGACCGTGACCGTCGAGTCAGCACCGGCACCGGCCGGGTGCCCGGGCTGCGGGACGGTGGCCGAGGCGCACAGCCGGCGTGTGGTGCGGCTGGTCGATGCGCCCTGTTTCGACACCCCGGTCGTGCTCCTGTGGCGCAAGCGTCGCTACCGGTGCCGCGAGCACGCCTGCGAGGTGGGGACGTTCACCGAGCAGGCGCCGGACCTGGTCCGCCCACGGGGGCTGCTGACGACACGGGCGGCGCGGTGGGCGATCACCCAGATCCGCTCCGAGCACGCCAGCGTCCAGGGTGTGGCCCGTCAGCTCGGGGTGCGGTGGCGCACCGTGTGGTCGGCGGTCAAGCCGATCCTGACGGCAGCGGCGGCTGACGAGTCCCGCTTCACCGGGGTCGCCATGCTTGGGGTCGACGAGCACGTGTGGCACCACGTGTCCACCAAGCCACCCGAGAACGGAGGTCGTGGGCCCAAGGAGCTGACCGGCATGGTCGACCTCACTCTGGATAGGAACGGGCAGGTCAGGGCGCGTCTGCTCGACCTGGTCCCGGGCCGCACGAGGGCCGCGTACGCCGACTGGCTGCAGGCTCGCGGCGAAGACTTCACCGCTGGCGTCGACGTGGCGACCCTGGACCCGTTCCAGGGGTAAAAGTCCGTGATCGACGACGAGTTGGCCGACGCCACCGCTGTCCTGGACGCCTTCCACGTGGTCGCGCTCGGCACGAAGTGTGTCGATGAGGTGCGGCGGCGGGTGCAGCAGGACACCACCGGCCACCGCGGCCGCAAGGGCGACCCGCTCTACGGGATCCAGACCATCCTGCGCGCCGGTGCCGAGAACCTCACCGACAAGCAACGCGCACGGATCAAGCGCGCCTTCGTCCTGAGTTAGGTCAAATGGCTTAGTGCCTTGGATCGGTCTGCCCGAGGTCGTTCAGGAGGGCGTGCTCGTCGGGGCCGAGTGCTGGTGGCAGGGTGCGGATGGCGCCGTTGGCTTCGATGGTGGCCGAGCGCAATGGGCGCAGCTGGCGCAGGACTCGGCGTAGCGAGAGCCCGGTGCGG encodes the following:
- a CDS encoding antitoxin MazE-like protein, whose product is MTVKHRVSEYRRRMRARGLRPVQIWVPDVRSERFAQEAERQAALVARADKQSDDQEFVEAVTAPWDEE
- a CDS encoding type II toxin-antitoxin system PemK/MazF family toxin is translated as MRRGELWTVAGGVYASKPRPALIVQDDLFEGTASVTVAPLTTTLVDAPLLRVRVAADDFTGLQHDSQVMIDKVTTVRRENVGTRIGRLAPESLVEVERALMAFLGLAR